From a region of the Salvelinus alpinus chromosome 2, SLU_Salpinus.1, whole genome shotgun sequence genome:
- the LOC139564175 gene encoding inter-alpha-trypsin inhibitor heavy chain H4-like isoform X3, whose protein sequence is MMKGVSVGVGLLGLLLACVTTAPTNKNRDWDIYSFHMNSTVTSRYATTIITSRVANRINQSQEIEFHVKIPKNAFISKFKMTIEGQTYDGVVKQKEEAQQQYTQAVSRGQSAGIVSSVGRTLEEFKTSVTVAALSKVTFELTYEELLKRRLGKYELLIHAQPMQPVADFKIDVYINERPDINFLEITGGLSTKALANAITKTHASSEAWVHFYPSKEQQSQCESCGEQGLNGDLVIAYDVHRKTSMGDLNESEGYFVHHFAPSDLPRIPKNVVFIIDRSGSMNGRKMEQTREALLKILGDLAEDDHFGLITFDSSVSTWRKELLPANQDNLEAAKSFARNIHERGATDINAAVLEGTAMLNRHPLKGSVSLLILLTDGDPTTGETNLEKIHKNIKEAIGKKFPLYCLGFGMDVNFDFLEKMALENSGVGRRIYTDSDAALQLQGFYEEVATPLLTDVQMVYLGGANLTQTNFSQYYNGSEIVVAGQIPDNNIEMFTAEVIAISKSNRVMYSDTLPMKEPIEARSDSHIQRLWAYLTVKQLLDKEVQLSGKAKEKVKKEALDLCLKYGFVTPFTSMVVTKPQGEDSQVAHKPKEGEKPIRSSQVLSGSAFLNRQAHGPPPMPAQDFYGNARRMGGAGRGITSRSGGLMKHTDYDVGHAIQESFPAMGISALLDFSEPPRIRPIEPAMRTPTTTVSPLRRFLLPAEGQALPLCYDIPVALSLRLLIDPNNELSMNGQLGQSASAGYQNIVIHYRSDQHIELDTTGITFNDGQNTTYFSWSLKINRETDSVSLILRDKEMDVTIASTRVVIMLYRRNGIKFLWPVLRQRPTGDNIIGIMARPPVAYEEVQGIAMKLKIQDKEVDVSRDSAVDLSVRSTPTVACWLMPLQSALQGELADFTVTQL, encoded by the exons ATGATGAAGGGAGTCTCTGTAGGAGTCGGGCTCCTTGGGCTGCTGCTGGCCTGCGTTACCACAGCACCAACCAATAAG AACAGGGACTGGGACATCTACAGCTTTCACATGAACTCCACAGTGACCAGTCGCTATGCAACCACTATCATCACCAGCCGGGTTGCCAATCGGATCAACCAGTCACAGGAAATAGAATTCCATGTCAAGATTCCCAAGAATGCTTTCATCAGTAAATTCAAAAT GACCATTGAGGGGCAGACGTATGATGGGGTTGTGAAACAGAAGGAGGAGGCTCAGCAGCAGTACACTCAGGCAGTGTCTCGTGGTCAAAGCGCTGGCATAGtcag TTCAGTGGGGAGGACCCTTGAGGAGTTTAAGACATCTGTGACTGTGGCCGCGCTCAGTAAGGTGACCTTTGAACTGACCTATGAGGAGCTGCTGAAACGCCGACTGGGCAAGTACGAGCTGCTGATCCATGCTCAACCCATGCAACCTGTTGCTGACTTcaag ATTGATGTGTACATCAATGAGCGACCAGACATTAACTTCCTGGAGATAACAGGAGGGCTGAGCACCAAAGCACTGGCAAATGCCATCACCAAAACACATGCTTCAAGTGAG GCCTGGGTACATTTCTACCCCAGCAAGGAGCAGCAGAGCCAGTGTGAAAGCTGTGGAGAGCAGGGCCTGAATGGAGACCTGGTCATCGCCTATGACGTCCACAGGAAAACATCCATGGGAGATCTCAAT GAGTCAGAGGGGTATTTTGTCCATCACTTTGCCCCCAGTGACCTACCACGCATTCCAAAGAATGTGGTCTTCATCATCGATCGGAGTGGCTCCATGAATGGCAGGAAAATGGAgcag ACCCGTGAGGCCTTGTTGAAGATCCTGGGAGACCTGGCGGAGGACGACCACTTTGGCCTGATCACGTTCGACAGCTCAGTGTCTACCTGGAGGAAGGAGCTGCTGCCGGCCAACCAGGACAACCTGGAGGCTGCTAAGAGCTTCGCACGAAACATCCATGAAAGAGGAG CCACCgacatcaatgctgctgtgttggAGGGCACAGCCATGCTGAACCGACACCCACTAAAGGGCTCAGTCTCCCTTCTTATACTTCTCACTGATGGAGACCcaaccacag GTGAGACCAACCTGGAAAAGATCCACAAGAACATAAAGGAGGCTATTGGTAAGAAATTCCCCCTTTACTGTCTCGGCTTTGGAATGGATGTCAACTTTGACTTCCTGGAGAAGATGGCGCTGGAGAACAGTGGTGTGGGACGCAGAATATATACGGACTCTGATGCTGCTCTGCAGCTGCAG GGCTTTTATGAAGAGGTGGCTACACCCCTATTGACGGACGTGCAGATGGTATATCTGGGTGGGGCTAACCTGACCCAAACCAACTTCAGCCAGTATTACAACGGCTCCGAGATCGTGGTGGCTGGCCAGATCCCCGATAACAACATAGAGATGTTTACCGCAGAAGTCATAGCCATATCG AAAAGCAATAGGGTGATGTACTCTGACACATTACCAATGAAGGAGCCCATTGAAGCCAGGTCTGACAGCCACATCCAGAGGCTGTGGGCCTACCTCACTGTAAAGCAGCTCCTGGACAAAGA gGTGCAGTTGAGCGGGAAGGCAAAGGAGAAGGTGAAGAAGGAGGCCCTGGATCTTTGTCTGAAGTACGGCTTTGTGACTCCTTTCACCTCAATGGTGGTCACCAAGCCCCAGGGAGAGGACTCACAGGTGGCCCACAAGCCCAAGGAGGGGGAGAAACCGATACGATCTAGTCAAGTCCTCTCCGGGTCAGCATTCTTGAACCGCCAAGCCCACG GCCCCCCTCCAATGCCAGCCCAAGACTTTTATG GAAATGCTAGGAGAATGGGAGGGGCAGGAAGAGGAATCACGTCAAGAAGCGGCG GCTTGATGAAACATACTGATTATGATGTCGGTCATGCTATACAGGAGTCATTTCCTGCCATGG GGATCTCAGCTTTACTTGATTTTAGTGAACCTCCGCGAATTCGCCCAATTGAACCAGCAATGAGAACTCCAACTACAACTG tgagtCCTCTCCGGAGGTTCCTGTTGCCCGCTGAGGGTCAGGCTCTGCCACTGTGCTATGACATtcctgtggctctctctctcagactcctAATAGACCCCAACAATG AGTTGTCTATGAATGGTCAGCTTGGACAATCAGCCAGTGCAGGCTACCAGAATATTGTGATCCATTACAGAAGCGATCAACATATTGAGTTagacactactggcatcaccttCAACGATGGCCAGAATACAACATACTTCTCCTGGAGCCTGAAAATCAACCGCGAAACGGACAG TGTGTCTCTGATCCTAAGGGACAAGGAGATGGATGTCACCATAGCGTCGACACGGGTCGTCATCATGCTCTACAGGAGGAATGGAATCAAGTTCCTGTGGCCCGTCCTGAGGCAGCGCCCGACAGGAGACAACATTATCGGGATCATGG CTCGTCCACCTGTTGCCTATGAGGAGGTCCAGGGAATAGCAATGAAACTTAAGATTCAGGACAAAGAAGTAGACGTCTCCAG GGACTCTGCTGTGGATCTCAGTGTTCGCTCTACTCCCACCGTGGCATGCTGGTTGATGCCTCTTCAGTCTGCCCTACAGGGAGAGCTAGCTGACTTCACCGTCACACAACTCTAA
- the LOC139564175 gene encoding inter-alpha-trypsin inhibitor heavy chain H4-like isoform X5, protein MMKGVSVGVGLLGLLLACVTTAPTNKNRDWDIYSFHMNSTVTSRYATTIITSRVANRINQSQEIEFHVKIPKNAFISKFKMTIEGQTYDGVVKQKEEAQQQYTQAVSRGQSAGIVSSVGRTLEEFKTSVTVAALSKVTFELTYEELLKRRLGKYELLIHAQPMQPVADFKIDVYINERPDINFLEITGGLSTKALANAITKTHASSEAWVHFYPSKEQQSQCESCGEQGLNGDLVIAYDVHRKTSMGDLNESEGYFVHHFAPSDLPRIPKNVVFIIDRSGSMNGRKMEQTREALLKILGDLAEDDHFGLITFDSSVSTWRKELLPANQDNLEAAKSFARNIHERGATDINAAVLEGTAMLNRHPLKGSVSLLILLTDGDPTTGETNLEKIHKNIKEAIGKKFPLYCLGFGMDVNFDFLEKMALENSGVGRRIYTDSDAALQLQGFYEEVATPLLTDVQMVYLGGANLTQTNFSQYYNGSEIVVAGQIPDNNIEMFTAEVIAISKSNRVMYSDTLPMKEPIEARSDSHIQRLWAYLTVKQLLDKEVQLSGKAKEKVKKEALDLCLKYGFVTPFTSMVVTKPQGEDSQVAHKPKEGEKPIRSSQVLSGSAFLNRQAHGPPPMPAQDFYGNARRMGGAGRGITSRSGGLMKHTDYDVGHAIQESFPAMALLDFSEPPRIRPIEPAMRTPTTTVSPLRRFLLPAEGQALPLCYDIPVALSLRLLIDPNNELSMNGQLGQSASAGYQNIVIHYRSDQHIELDTTGITFNDGQNTTYFSWSLKINRETDSVSLILRDKEMDVTIASTRVVIMLYRRNGIKFLWPVLRQRPTGDNIIGIMARPPVAYEEVQGIAMKLKIQDKEVDVSRDSAVDLSVRSTPTVACWLMPLQSALQGELADFTVTQL, encoded by the exons ATGATGAAGGGAGTCTCTGTAGGAGTCGGGCTCCTTGGGCTGCTGCTGGCCTGCGTTACCACAGCACCAACCAATAAG AACAGGGACTGGGACATCTACAGCTTTCACATGAACTCCACAGTGACCAGTCGCTATGCAACCACTATCATCACCAGCCGGGTTGCCAATCGGATCAACCAGTCACAGGAAATAGAATTCCATGTCAAGATTCCCAAGAATGCTTTCATCAGTAAATTCAAAAT GACCATTGAGGGGCAGACGTATGATGGGGTTGTGAAACAGAAGGAGGAGGCTCAGCAGCAGTACACTCAGGCAGTGTCTCGTGGTCAAAGCGCTGGCATAGtcag TTCAGTGGGGAGGACCCTTGAGGAGTTTAAGACATCTGTGACTGTGGCCGCGCTCAGTAAGGTGACCTTTGAACTGACCTATGAGGAGCTGCTGAAACGCCGACTGGGCAAGTACGAGCTGCTGATCCATGCTCAACCCATGCAACCTGTTGCTGACTTcaag ATTGATGTGTACATCAATGAGCGACCAGACATTAACTTCCTGGAGATAACAGGAGGGCTGAGCACCAAAGCACTGGCAAATGCCATCACCAAAACACATGCTTCAAGTGAG GCCTGGGTACATTTCTACCCCAGCAAGGAGCAGCAGAGCCAGTGTGAAAGCTGTGGAGAGCAGGGCCTGAATGGAGACCTGGTCATCGCCTATGACGTCCACAGGAAAACATCCATGGGAGATCTCAAT GAGTCAGAGGGGTATTTTGTCCATCACTTTGCCCCCAGTGACCTACCACGCATTCCAAAGAATGTGGTCTTCATCATCGATCGGAGTGGCTCCATGAATGGCAGGAAAATGGAgcag ACCCGTGAGGCCTTGTTGAAGATCCTGGGAGACCTGGCGGAGGACGACCACTTTGGCCTGATCACGTTCGACAGCTCAGTGTCTACCTGGAGGAAGGAGCTGCTGCCGGCCAACCAGGACAACCTGGAGGCTGCTAAGAGCTTCGCACGAAACATCCATGAAAGAGGAG CCACCgacatcaatgctgctgtgttggAGGGCACAGCCATGCTGAACCGACACCCACTAAAGGGCTCAGTCTCCCTTCTTATACTTCTCACTGATGGAGACCcaaccacag GTGAGACCAACCTGGAAAAGATCCACAAGAACATAAAGGAGGCTATTGGTAAGAAATTCCCCCTTTACTGTCTCGGCTTTGGAATGGATGTCAACTTTGACTTCCTGGAGAAGATGGCGCTGGAGAACAGTGGTGTGGGACGCAGAATATATACGGACTCTGATGCTGCTCTGCAGCTGCAG GGCTTTTATGAAGAGGTGGCTACACCCCTATTGACGGACGTGCAGATGGTATATCTGGGTGGGGCTAACCTGACCCAAACCAACTTCAGCCAGTATTACAACGGCTCCGAGATCGTGGTGGCTGGCCAGATCCCCGATAACAACATAGAGATGTTTACCGCAGAAGTCATAGCCATATCG AAAAGCAATAGGGTGATGTACTCTGACACATTACCAATGAAGGAGCCCATTGAAGCCAGGTCTGACAGCCACATCCAGAGGCTGTGGGCCTACCTCACTGTAAAGCAGCTCCTGGACAAAGA gGTGCAGTTGAGCGGGAAGGCAAAGGAGAAGGTGAAGAAGGAGGCCCTGGATCTTTGTCTGAAGTACGGCTTTGTGACTCCTTTCACCTCAATGGTGGTCACCAAGCCCCAGGGAGAGGACTCACAGGTGGCCCACAAGCCCAAGGAGGGGGAGAAACCGATACGATCTAGTCAAGTCCTCTCCGGGTCAGCATTCTTGAACCGCCAAGCCCACG GCCCCCCTCCAATGCCAGCCCAAGACTTTTATG GAAATGCTAGGAGAATGGGAGGGGCAGGAAGAGGAATCACGTCAAGAAGCGGCG GCTTGATGAAACATACTGATTATGATGTCGGTCATGCTATACAGGAGTCATTTCCTGCCATGG CTTTACTTGATTTTAGTGAACCTCCGCGAATTCGCCCAATTGAACCAGCAATGAGAACTCCAACTACAACTG tgagtCCTCTCCGGAGGTTCCTGTTGCCCGCTGAGGGTCAGGCTCTGCCACTGTGCTATGACATtcctgtggctctctctctcagactcctAATAGACCCCAACAATG AGTTGTCTATGAATGGTCAGCTTGGACAATCAGCCAGTGCAGGCTACCAGAATATTGTGATCCATTACAGAAGCGATCAACATATTGAGTTagacactactggcatcaccttCAACGATGGCCAGAATACAACATACTTCTCCTGGAGCCTGAAAATCAACCGCGAAACGGACAG TGTGTCTCTGATCCTAAGGGACAAGGAGATGGATGTCACCATAGCGTCGACACGGGTCGTCATCATGCTCTACAGGAGGAATGGAATCAAGTTCCTGTGGCCCGTCCTGAGGCAGCGCCCGACAGGAGACAACATTATCGGGATCATGG CTCGTCCACCTGTTGCCTATGAGGAGGTCCAGGGAATAGCAATGAAACTTAAGATTCAGGACAAAGAAGTAGACGTCTCCAG GGACTCTGCTGTGGATCTCAGTGTTCGCTCTACTCCCACCGTGGCATGCTGGTTGATGCCTCTTCAGTCTGCCCTACAGGGAGAGCTAGCTGACTTCACCGTCACACAACTCTAA
- the LOC139564175 gene encoding inter-alpha-trypsin inhibitor heavy chain H3-like isoform X7, protein MMKGVSVGVGLLGLLLACVTTAPTNKNRDWDIYSFHMNSTVTSRYATTIITSRVANRINQSQEIEFHVKIPKNAFISKFKMTIEGQTYDGVVKQKEEAQQQYTQAVSRGQSAGIVSSVGRTLEEFKTSVTVAALSKVTFELTYEELLKRRLGKYELLIHAQPMQPVADFKIDVYINERPDINFLEITGGLSTKALANAITKTHASSEAWVHFYPSKEQQSQCESCGEQGLNGDLVIAYDVHRKTSMGDLNESEGYFVHHFAPSDLPRIPKNVVFIIDRSGSMNGRKMEQTREALLKILGDLAEDDHFGLITFDSSVSTWRKELLPANQDNLEAAKSFARNIHERGATDINAAVLEGTAMLNRHPLKGSVSLLILLTDGDPTTGETNLEKIHKNIKEAIGKKFPLYCLGFGMDVNFDFLEKMALENSGVGRRIYTDSDAALQLQGFYEEVATPLLTDVQMVYLGGANLTQTNFSQYYNGSEIVVAGQIPDNNIEMFTAEVIAISKSNRVMYSDTLPMKEPIEARSDSHIQRLWAYLTVKQLLDKEVQLSGKAKEKVKKEALDLCLKYGFVTPFTSMVVTKPQGEDSQVAHKPKEGEKPIRSSQVLSGSAFLNRQAHGPPPMPAQDFYGLMKHTDYDVGHAIQESFPAMGISALLDFSEPPRIRPIEPAMRTPTTTVSPLRRFLLPAEGQALPLCYDIPVALSLRLLIDPNNELSMNGQLGQSASAGYQNIVIHYRSDQHIELDTTGITFNDGQNTTYFSWSLKINRETDSVSLILRDKEMDVTIASTRVVIMLYRRNGIKFLWPVLRQRPTGDNIIGIMARPPVAYEEVQGIAMKLKIQDKEVDVSRDSAVDLSVRSTPTVACWLMPLQSALQGELADFTVTQL, encoded by the exons ATGATGAAGGGAGTCTCTGTAGGAGTCGGGCTCCTTGGGCTGCTGCTGGCCTGCGTTACCACAGCACCAACCAATAAG AACAGGGACTGGGACATCTACAGCTTTCACATGAACTCCACAGTGACCAGTCGCTATGCAACCACTATCATCACCAGCCGGGTTGCCAATCGGATCAACCAGTCACAGGAAATAGAATTCCATGTCAAGATTCCCAAGAATGCTTTCATCAGTAAATTCAAAAT GACCATTGAGGGGCAGACGTATGATGGGGTTGTGAAACAGAAGGAGGAGGCTCAGCAGCAGTACACTCAGGCAGTGTCTCGTGGTCAAAGCGCTGGCATAGtcag TTCAGTGGGGAGGACCCTTGAGGAGTTTAAGACATCTGTGACTGTGGCCGCGCTCAGTAAGGTGACCTTTGAACTGACCTATGAGGAGCTGCTGAAACGCCGACTGGGCAAGTACGAGCTGCTGATCCATGCTCAACCCATGCAACCTGTTGCTGACTTcaag ATTGATGTGTACATCAATGAGCGACCAGACATTAACTTCCTGGAGATAACAGGAGGGCTGAGCACCAAAGCACTGGCAAATGCCATCACCAAAACACATGCTTCAAGTGAG GCCTGGGTACATTTCTACCCCAGCAAGGAGCAGCAGAGCCAGTGTGAAAGCTGTGGAGAGCAGGGCCTGAATGGAGACCTGGTCATCGCCTATGACGTCCACAGGAAAACATCCATGGGAGATCTCAAT GAGTCAGAGGGGTATTTTGTCCATCACTTTGCCCCCAGTGACCTACCACGCATTCCAAAGAATGTGGTCTTCATCATCGATCGGAGTGGCTCCATGAATGGCAGGAAAATGGAgcag ACCCGTGAGGCCTTGTTGAAGATCCTGGGAGACCTGGCGGAGGACGACCACTTTGGCCTGATCACGTTCGACAGCTCAGTGTCTACCTGGAGGAAGGAGCTGCTGCCGGCCAACCAGGACAACCTGGAGGCTGCTAAGAGCTTCGCACGAAACATCCATGAAAGAGGAG CCACCgacatcaatgctgctgtgttggAGGGCACAGCCATGCTGAACCGACACCCACTAAAGGGCTCAGTCTCCCTTCTTATACTTCTCACTGATGGAGACCcaaccacag GTGAGACCAACCTGGAAAAGATCCACAAGAACATAAAGGAGGCTATTGGTAAGAAATTCCCCCTTTACTGTCTCGGCTTTGGAATGGATGTCAACTTTGACTTCCTGGAGAAGATGGCGCTGGAGAACAGTGGTGTGGGACGCAGAATATATACGGACTCTGATGCTGCTCTGCAGCTGCAG GGCTTTTATGAAGAGGTGGCTACACCCCTATTGACGGACGTGCAGATGGTATATCTGGGTGGGGCTAACCTGACCCAAACCAACTTCAGCCAGTATTACAACGGCTCCGAGATCGTGGTGGCTGGCCAGATCCCCGATAACAACATAGAGATGTTTACCGCAGAAGTCATAGCCATATCG AAAAGCAATAGGGTGATGTACTCTGACACATTACCAATGAAGGAGCCCATTGAAGCCAGGTCTGACAGCCACATCCAGAGGCTGTGGGCCTACCTCACTGTAAAGCAGCTCCTGGACAAAGA gGTGCAGTTGAGCGGGAAGGCAAAGGAGAAGGTGAAGAAGGAGGCCCTGGATCTTTGTCTGAAGTACGGCTTTGTGACTCCTTTCACCTCAATGGTGGTCACCAAGCCCCAGGGAGAGGACTCACAGGTGGCCCACAAGCCCAAGGAGGGGGAGAAACCGATACGATCTAGTCAAGTCCTCTCCGGGTCAGCATTCTTGAACCGCCAAGCCCACG GCCCCCCTCCAATGCCAGCCCAAGACTTTTATG GCTTGATGAAACATACTGATTATGATGTCGGTCATGCTATACAGGAGTCATTTCCTGCCATGG GGATCTCAGCTTTACTTGATTTTAGTGAACCTCCGCGAATTCGCCCAATTGAACCAGCAATGAGAACTCCAACTACAACTG tgagtCCTCTCCGGAGGTTCCTGTTGCCCGCTGAGGGTCAGGCTCTGCCACTGTGCTATGACATtcctgtggctctctctctcagactcctAATAGACCCCAACAATG AGTTGTCTATGAATGGTCAGCTTGGACAATCAGCCAGTGCAGGCTACCAGAATATTGTGATCCATTACAGAAGCGATCAACATATTGAGTTagacactactggcatcaccttCAACGATGGCCAGAATACAACATACTTCTCCTGGAGCCTGAAAATCAACCGCGAAACGGACAG TGTGTCTCTGATCCTAAGGGACAAGGAGATGGATGTCACCATAGCGTCGACACGGGTCGTCATCATGCTCTACAGGAGGAATGGAATCAAGTTCCTGTGGCCCGTCCTGAGGCAGCGCCCGACAGGAGACAACATTATCGGGATCATGG CTCGTCCACCTGTTGCCTATGAGGAGGTCCAGGGAATAGCAATGAAACTTAAGATTCAGGACAAAGAAGTAGACGTCTCCAG GGACTCTGCTGTGGATCTCAGTGTTCGCTCTACTCCCACCGTGGCATGCTGGTTGATGCCTCTTCAGTCTGCCCTACAGGGAGAGCTAGCTGACTTCACCGTCACACAACTCTAA
- the LOC139564175 gene encoding inter-alpha-trypsin inhibitor heavy chain H3-like isoform X8 — MMKGVSVGVGLLGLLLACVTTAPTNKNRDWDIYSFHMNSTVTSRYATTIITSRVANRINQSQEIEFHVKIPKNAFISKFKMTIEGQTYDGVVKQKEEAQQQYTQAVSRGQSAGIVSSVGRTLEEFKTSVTVAALSKVTFELTYEELLKRRLGKYELLIHAQPMQPVADFKIDVYINERPDINFLEITGGLSTKALANAITKTHASSEAWVHFYPSKEQQSQCESCGEQGLNGDLVIAYDVHRKTSMGDLNESEGYFVHHFAPSDLPRIPKNVVFIIDRSGSMNGRKMEQTREALLKILGDLAEDDHFGLITFDSSVSTWRKELLPANQDNLEAAKSFARNIHERGATDINAAVLEGTAMLNRHPLKGSVSLLILLTDGDPTTGETNLEKIHKNIKEAIGKKFPLYCLGFGMDVNFDFLEKMALENSGVGRRIYTDSDAALQLQGFYEEVATPLLTDVQMVYLGGANLTQTNFSQYYNGSEIVVAGQIPDNNIEMFTAEVIAISKSNRVMYSDTLPMKEPIEARSDSHIQRLWAYLTVKQLLDKEVQLSGKAKEKVKKEALDLCLKYGFVTPFTSMVVTKPQGEDSQVAHKPKEGEKPIRSSQVLSGSAFLNRQAHGPPPMPAQDFYGLMKHTDYDVGHAIQESFPAMALLDFSEPPRIRPIEPAMRTPTTTVSPLRRFLLPAEGQALPLCYDIPVALSLRLLIDPNNELSMNGQLGQSASAGYQNIVIHYRSDQHIELDTTGITFNDGQNTTYFSWSLKINRETDSVSLILRDKEMDVTIASTRVVIMLYRRNGIKFLWPVLRQRPTGDNIIGIMARPPVAYEEVQGIAMKLKIQDKEVDVSRDSAVDLSVRSTPTVACWLMPLQSALQGELADFTVTQL; from the exons ATGATGAAGGGAGTCTCTGTAGGAGTCGGGCTCCTTGGGCTGCTGCTGGCCTGCGTTACCACAGCACCAACCAATAAG AACAGGGACTGGGACATCTACAGCTTTCACATGAACTCCACAGTGACCAGTCGCTATGCAACCACTATCATCACCAGCCGGGTTGCCAATCGGATCAACCAGTCACAGGAAATAGAATTCCATGTCAAGATTCCCAAGAATGCTTTCATCAGTAAATTCAAAAT GACCATTGAGGGGCAGACGTATGATGGGGTTGTGAAACAGAAGGAGGAGGCTCAGCAGCAGTACACTCAGGCAGTGTCTCGTGGTCAAAGCGCTGGCATAGtcag TTCAGTGGGGAGGACCCTTGAGGAGTTTAAGACATCTGTGACTGTGGCCGCGCTCAGTAAGGTGACCTTTGAACTGACCTATGAGGAGCTGCTGAAACGCCGACTGGGCAAGTACGAGCTGCTGATCCATGCTCAACCCATGCAACCTGTTGCTGACTTcaag ATTGATGTGTACATCAATGAGCGACCAGACATTAACTTCCTGGAGATAACAGGAGGGCTGAGCACCAAAGCACTGGCAAATGCCATCACCAAAACACATGCTTCAAGTGAG GCCTGGGTACATTTCTACCCCAGCAAGGAGCAGCAGAGCCAGTGTGAAAGCTGTGGAGAGCAGGGCCTGAATGGAGACCTGGTCATCGCCTATGACGTCCACAGGAAAACATCCATGGGAGATCTCAAT GAGTCAGAGGGGTATTTTGTCCATCACTTTGCCCCCAGTGACCTACCACGCATTCCAAAGAATGTGGTCTTCATCATCGATCGGAGTGGCTCCATGAATGGCAGGAAAATGGAgcag ACCCGTGAGGCCTTGTTGAAGATCCTGGGAGACCTGGCGGAGGACGACCACTTTGGCCTGATCACGTTCGACAGCTCAGTGTCTACCTGGAGGAAGGAGCTGCTGCCGGCCAACCAGGACAACCTGGAGGCTGCTAAGAGCTTCGCACGAAACATCCATGAAAGAGGAG CCACCgacatcaatgctgctgtgttggAGGGCACAGCCATGCTGAACCGACACCCACTAAAGGGCTCAGTCTCCCTTCTTATACTTCTCACTGATGGAGACCcaaccacag GTGAGACCAACCTGGAAAAGATCCACAAGAACATAAAGGAGGCTATTGGTAAGAAATTCCCCCTTTACTGTCTCGGCTTTGGAATGGATGTCAACTTTGACTTCCTGGAGAAGATGGCGCTGGAGAACAGTGGTGTGGGACGCAGAATATATACGGACTCTGATGCTGCTCTGCAGCTGCAG GGCTTTTATGAAGAGGTGGCTACACCCCTATTGACGGACGTGCAGATGGTATATCTGGGTGGGGCTAACCTGACCCAAACCAACTTCAGCCAGTATTACAACGGCTCCGAGATCGTGGTGGCTGGCCAGATCCCCGATAACAACATAGAGATGTTTACCGCAGAAGTCATAGCCATATCG AAAAGCAATAGGGTGATGTACTCTGACACATTACCAATGAAGGAGCCCATTGAAGCCAGGTCTGACAGCCACATCCAGAGGCTGTGGGCCTACCTCACTGTAAAGCAGCTCCTGGACAAAGA gGTGCAGTTGAGCGGGAAGGCAAAGGAGAAGGTGAAGAAGGAGGCCCTGGATCTTTGTCTGAAGTACGGCTTTGTGACTCCTTTCACCTCAATGGTGGTCACCAAGCCCCAGGGAGAGGACTCACAGGTGGCCCACAAGCCCAAGGAGGGGGAGAAACCGATACGATCTAGTCAAGTCCTCTCCGGGTCAGCATTCTTGAACCGCCAAGCCCACG GCCCCCCTCCAATGCCAGCCCAAGACTTTTATG GCTTGATGAAACATACTGATTATGATGTCGGTCATGCTATACAGGAGTCATTTCCTGCCATGG CTTTACTTGATTTTAGTGAACCTCCGCGAATTCGCCCAATTGAACCAGCAATGAGAACTCCAACTACAACTG tgagtCCTCTCCGGAGGTTCCTGTTGCCCGCTGAGGGTCAGGCTCTGCCACTGTGCTATGACATtcctgtggctctctctctcagactcctAATAGACCCCAACAATG AGTTGTCTATGAATGGTCAGCTTGGACAATCAGCCAGTGCAGGCTACCAGAATATTGTGATCCATTACAGAAGCGATCAACATATTGAGTTagacactactggcatcaccttCAACGATGGCCAGAATACAACATACTTCTCCTGGAGCCTGAAAATCAACCGCGAAACGGACAG TGTGTCTCTGATCCTAAGGGACAAGGAGATGGATGTCACCATAGCGTCGACACGGGTCGTCATCATGCTCTACAGGAGGAATGGAATCAAGTTCCTGTGGCCCGTCCTGAGGCAGCGCCCGACAGGAGACAACATTATCGGGATCATGG CTCGTCCACCTGTTGCCTATGAGGAGGTCCAGGGAATAGCAATGAAACTTAAGATTCAGGACAAAGAAGTAGACGTCTCCAG GGACTCTGCTGTGGATCTCAGTGTTCGCTCTACTCCCACCGTGGCATGCTGGTTGATGCCTCTTCAGTCTGCCCTACAGGGAGAGCTAGCTGACTTCACCGTCACACAACTCTAA